TCCGTGAAGAAGATTTTGATGATTATGCGGCGATATTCAGCGATCCAGAGGTAACGCGCTATATTGGCGATGGCGAACCCTTGTCACGCGTTGCAGCTTGGCGGAACTTGGCTGTATTAGTAGGACATTGGCAACTGCGAGGCTATGGAATGTGGGCGGTTGAAGAACGTCACAGTGGAGTTTTAATTGGTCGTATCGGGTTTTTTTACCCTGAAGGCTGGCCTGGATTTGAAATTGGATGGGCGCTAAAGCCTGCGTACTGGGGATTAGGTTACGCCACTGAAGGAGCAAAAGCAGCACTGAATTATGGTTTTAGCGAGTTAGGTCAAGAGCAGATCGTTAGCCTCATCTATCCAGATAACATCAGATCTATTCAAGTTGCTCAACGCTTAGGAGAGAAACTCAAAGGAAAGACTACAGTTTTTGGTAGAGAGGCTTTAATTTATGGCATCAGTCGAGAAGAGTGGGATTTTACCCAAAATTAAGTTATGAAGCTGAATCCAACTTTACTATGAAGCTATTGAACTACAATCTATGTGTTAAAAAAGAATTGTCAGTCTAAAAGATTACAGGAGCAACGTATTTTTTCAGGCTTGGTGATGTATTTCAAGCCATTAACCATGAGTCTGCTGAGTCTTAAGATTGCTTAGGGTATGCTGAATCAGGAATAAAGTACTATGAGTTTGACAGAATGTAGCTACGTTTTTGCTAATTCCCAAAATCTCAGAGAGCTGGAAAGACTTCAAACAATTGAAAAAGTATTCGACCCAGCAAGTAAACGCCGAATTTTAGCAACAGGTCTAACAACGGGTTGGCGATGTCTGGAAGTAGGCGCAGGGGCTGGCTCAATTATGCGATGGATGGCAGAAATAGTTGGCAATAGTGGTAGTGTTGTTGCTGTAGATCTAGATACTCAGTTTTTAAGAGATCCACTGCCATCTAATGTAGAAGTATTACAGAAAGACATTCGACATCTGACGCTGGAGAATCAATCTTTCGACTTGATTCATGCGCGTTTTGTTCTCGTCCATATACCCGACTTTCGTGTTGCTTTATCCCAAATGTTAAGCCTGCTAAAACCAGGTGGATGGATTGTATTAGAGGAGCCTGATTTTGCGGCTGCGAGGGCTATTGTGGGCAATCCAGAAATCACTCCAGTCTGTAAATCGAGTCAATCAAGCTATCTTGCAGATGTTTGCAAACAGAGGACTTGATTATGCTCTGGGTGTGAAGTTACCTGCTATCTTGCAAAGGCTAGGATTACAAAATTTATCTGTAGAGAATGATACACCCCTAGCTAATGGCGGTTTTGGCATTGCAACTGTGATGAGAATGTCTGCTATCCAACTTGCAGAGAATTACATTGCAACCGGTCAAGCAACTGGTGATGACATTGCGCAATATTGCCAATTTGCTAACGATCCAAGTACTTGGGCTATCTATCACGCCACTGTGGGAGTTATAGCTCAAAAAGGAGCAATGGAATAATTTTCAAGGGTAGAACTAAAGTTCTGAGTGCGAGAGTTGTTGATAACGATTAAAAGGAGGTTGCTTCGGTAAGCTGACTGTAACTTTAGTTCCTTGCCCGATTTGGCTAGACAAAGTAATATTGCCTCCATGTAACTCGACACAAGATTTAGCGATCGCTAATCCTAAACCTGTCCCTGGAATTGTACCTACGTTACTTCCGCGACTAAACGATTGAAATAAGTTTTCGCGATCTGTTATTGGTATGCCAATACCTTCATCTTTGACGTAAAACATTACCTCTGATTCTCTGCCAATCAGGTAAAATTCTACGCAACCTCCTTGCGGAGAATACTTGATAGCATTAGACATTAAATTCACAAATATTTGCTGCAACAAACCGCGATCGCCCCAGAAGTCGTGGTTATTTCCACTACTGTTAAAAATTAACTCATGGCGATCGGTCAATGTCTCTCGTGCTTGTTCCATGAGATTAGAAAAAAATTGCAGCAGATCGATGGGAATGGGTTTAAACCTGGTTTTGTCGAGTTCAAATTGGTTAACCACGAGCATATCATCCACAAGTTTGGACATCGATCTAGCTTTCTGCTCAATAATTCCCAATAACCTCTGTTGTTTAGACTCAGCCAATTGTTTGCCATGTTTGATGAGGGTTGATGCAGCAACCAAAATGGAAGTTAAGGGCGTGCGATATTCATGGGAAACTGTGGCGACAATTTGCGATTTAAATGCATTGAGTTGTTTTTCTTTGACAAGCGCCGCTTGAGTTTGAGCCAGCAATTCCGCCTGTTGGATCGCGATCGCTAATTGTACTGATAATTCATTGAGTATTTCAACTTCATCCGCTTGCCATTCTCGTTTTCCGGAACTGTGGTGAGCAATCAACAAGCCCCAAACTCGATCTTCTGGTTTGCCGTTATTACTCAAATGAATGGGAACTACTAAATTTTCCTGTGTCTGAAATTGTTCTAATAGATTAAGGTAACTATGGCTTAGACTCAAGTCAGCTTCTGAGACTTGAGGAATGGGTAATTTGCATCCCCAATGATGGTTTTCGCCGCCTACTTCATGACAAATATCTTGGATATGATGGTGTGGTACTACAGTCTCCCATGAATCAACGGAGGAGGCTACCGTCTTAAAGCCACGATCTGAGGCAAACTGATAAACCAAAACGCGATCGCACTTGAGAAGTTGCTGTACCTCCACCACCACTGTATTCAAAATTTGCTCCAAATCGAGCGATTGACGAATTCGCAGTGCTGTCGTCGCAATTAAGCGCTGTCGTTCTCGATTTTTATACAGCTGGGCTTGTAAATATGATTGTTTGATCGCATTGCGGACAGCTAGTTGCAGTACATCTGGTTTCAGATATTGCTTGACTATGTAATCTTGGGCACCTCGTTTCATGGCTTGCACGGCAACCTCTTCATCACCCCGCCCTGTCAGCACGATCGCGGTTAATGGTTTGTCTAATCTTTCTTGCTTCAACTTATCAAATAATTCCAGCCCACTCATATCAGGTAGGCAGTAATCGAGCAGGACAACATCGCAATGCATTTTTTTACATAAAGCCAGCCCACTCTCAGCACAGTCTGCCTCTAAAATTTCGTAGGACTGGTAGGGATCTTGCAAAAGATACCGACGATAAATTTTTCGATCCGCTGCACAATCATCCACGATCAGTAGCGTCCATGTGTCCACCATAAAAGTATGAGGATCGGGAGAATAATAAAGATTTTTGGCTCTAGGTTGCAATCTCTTGCATAATTCTAAAAATAATCTAAAATAAATATAAATAAAATCTAAAATTTGTTGAAAAAACTTAAAGCTAGCGACTACTGTGCCCATAAATGCAAGTAAGTACTAGATCGCGAGCCAAGAAGCGTAAATCTCAGAAATCGACAGTCAGAGGGGGAAACAGCGTGACGCGGAGAACGAAGAGATCGCGAAGATATAGAGATATAGACTCACTTCGAGCCTCTATGCAGTATGAATATCAAATCCCAGAACAAATAACCGAATACAGCCTGCTACTGTACCGCGCTCCGCATCCGTTGCTGATTCCAACTACCTCATCAACTATAAATACACAAACTAACGTTGAACTGGCGGAGTATTAGTTTCCAGCCAATAGTCTACAAATGCCTGAATTGTCTTTTGTAATCCTTGCGCATCCATAGGCTTGACGAGATAGCCATTTGCACCTTTTTGGTAACACAATTCAATATCCCTAGGGTTGGATGATGTGGTGAAAACAACAATAGGGATTTCTTTAAAAGTCGTATCTTGCTTGAGACGCTCTAGGATATCACGACCGTCAATTCCTGGTAAATTTAGGTCGAGTAGGATTACAGAGGGTCTGAGCGCTGCACTAGAATTTTCATTGCTGCTATTTTTGTAAAGCAAGTCTAAAACCTCATCCCCATTTGTACAGCGATATATGGGGTTCTGGACAGCCATGCGTCGCATCAGGCGTTGCAGCATCCTAAAATCTTCATTGCTGTCCTCAACAACTAGTAGAGGTTCATGAAGTTTCGTTGTCATTAGTTGGCTTAACAAAATGTAATAATTAAAAGATTTTTGTTACTTATCTTAAACTATTCCAGGGAAAAATAGAACGTCGAGCCAACGCCTAGGGTGGATTCGACCCATATCTGACCGTTATGAAGTTCCACAATCTTTTTCACAATAGCTAGCCCTGCACCTACTCCCCCGCCGTACTTTTCCTGGGTATGAAGTCGCTTAAACAGTCGAAAGATAGTTTCGCGGTGATGTTCTGGAATCCCAATACCGTTATCGCGCACATAGAATACAGGCTGCTCGTTAAGCTTTAAATAGCCAACCTCAACCCATTGCTCTGCTTTATCGTTGTATTTCAGCGCATTACTAATTAAATTACTAAAGACTTCGTTAACGAGAACTGCATCACATTGAATTGTTGGCAAAGGTCGAGGAATGCGAATATCTACAAGTGCAGAGTCTTGACGACTAGCACGAAAGACATCAATTAATTGGTTGAGCAATTCGTTAAAATCGGTAGCTTGCTTGCGCAGTTTTGCTTTTCCTAACTGGGCGAGTCGCAGTAGTGCATTAATCAGAGTTTCCATGCGTACTGATAAAGTTACTACTGTCTCTAAGTACTCAATTCCTTCATCATCAAGAATGTGGGCGTAATCTTCTAAAAGAATTGTTGAGTAATTATAGATACCCCGCAAAGGTTCTTTGAGATCGTGGGAAGCTGCATAGGCAAAAGAGGCTAGTTCGCGGTTGCTGCGTTCTAACTCTAGGTTAATTTTGGCTAACTCATCTGCTTTAGAAAGGACAATACCAACAATCGCATTTCTGATCGCGATCGCACTATCTAGTTCGTATTGTTTCCAAAGTTGGGAAGTTAATTGCACTGTTTCTTGCCATTTAGCAAAGGATTTTCGCGGACTCCAGCTAACTTTGCCATCTGCTTCCTCAACTTGAACAATAGCTTCATTCGGATTACCTGCCCAATTTACCGTTCGCAGAACTTCGGGACGAAACCAGAGAATGTAATAGCGTCGGACTTGGGAAATACGCAGTAGTAATAAGCCAGTGGCAGTATCTTTAAAAGCAATGCTATCAGGATAAAGCTGCGGTAGAGAATCGGTAGAAAACAGATTATCTTTTACTTGAGTATCTGCCCATTCAATGAGAGTCCGAACTTGCTCAATCTCAGGTGTTCCACCAACGAGCGTGATTTCATTATCTAAACAAACTGCTGCTCCAGAGGCACTAACAACATCTAATAAACGGAGTTCTGGTTTAATGAGAGCATCAATAAAATTATCTGCTTGGGAAATCGACTCAATAAATTCAGACTGTAGAGATTTTAGTTTGACTTTATAGTCAAATTCCAATTGATTAACTTTATGCCTTAACTCTGAAGATACAATCCGTCCCACAAACTCGCAGATTTGACGGATTTCATAGGAAAGATACTTAGCTGTGTGATGATGGCAAGAAATTAAACCCCAAAGCTGCTGTTCTTGAATCAGCGAGATGACCAAAAATGACGCCACACCCATATTTTGGTGATATTCAACGCAGCATGAATCAACACTCCTGAGTACAGCTAGACTTAAATCGAGAGGTTGATGTGCGATCGCGTTTTCAATCGGAACTAGCTTAACTGGTTGAGCAGTTAAATTAGGGGCAAATCTTAGCCAACAACGCCTGTATAAATCCCTAGCTGACTCAGGAATATCTGTAGCCGGATAATGTAAACCTAAATACGTTGGTAAATCTTCTCGTTTGGCTTCAGCAATGACGGAACCTGCTTGAGACTCATCAAATTGATAGACCATCACCCGATCGAAATCTGTAATTTCTCGGATTTCCGTTGCCGCTAGATGCAAAAATTCTGTCAGGTTAGATGTTTTTTGCATTTGAGCGATCGCTTCATTGACCAAAGCATGGAAACTTAAAAAACTCACCTCAGATTTAGAGTCGATCGGTTCTAATTCCACAATGAGAACATCTTCTGTACGATGGGCAATACAGTCGAAGGATCGTTCTCCAATATTAGTTATTATTGATACTTTTAAATAAGCGATAATTCCAGGTTTTTTTGCCCAGCATTGTCTGATGGTTGCGACTTGTTGCTCGTCTAGCAAGATGTAGAGGGATTGATTAAGTAATTCTTGAGTAGTTTTGCCCAAGTAATCAATGGTGTTATTGCTAACTTGCACTATATCTAGCTGAGGACTCAGAGCCAGCAATACACCATGAGGTTGGATTGAGCCAGGGATATGAATTGGTTTGCGATCGTGGTGAGTCAAATAAGCAGTTTGGAAAGTATTTTCTTCTGACTCGCTCATAACTCATCTCATGAAAAGCCTCTTTTACAATACAGCAATTAAATTTTATATTTATTTAAATATTGAATAAAAAGTAAAATTATCTAGCAAATTCTCCTTTCATCCCCTAATGACCATTGATTAGAGTGCGTTGTCGTGCAGTGCGAATCACCTTTAGCACAATACAAATGTGTCAGAATTACCATCTTATCAAAATAAATCTAACCAATTTTCTAAAACTTTCTGAATCTGGCTTGGTGTGAATTCATCTGACGCAATCAATTTTCAAATTGGTATTAAGTATATTAAATTTCACTAATACTGCTACATCAGAATAATGCTCAGATGACTCATCACATTTTAAAAGCAACCAAAGAAACAGTTCATCTCGGTGGTTTTTCGCATCTGCTATCACCTGTGCTAACTGTTGATTCTGGTGACACGGTGGAGGTGGAAACTTACAGTGGTTATTATGTGTACGATAAAGCACCACCTGAGTTTGTTAACGAGGAATTTCTTGATATCTGCCAAAATTTATCTTCAGAACAGAAAATTGCTGGGGGGCCGCATTTACTAACAGGGCCAATTTATGTGCGGGATGCCGAACCAGGTGATGTTTTAGAAGTACAATTAGATGCGATCGCACCAAGTTTACCTGTAGGTTTTAATGCCATTCGCAAAGGTTGGGGAGCTTTACCACAAAGATTTCATCAACCCGCTTTAAGATTTATTCCCCTCGATTTAGAAAACAATATTGCAGAATTTCCTCAAGGTAGTGGCATCAAAATTCCTCTCAAACCATTTTTTGGTATCCTTGGTGTTGCGACTCCAGAAATATCTCGAACTTCTATTCCTCCTGGTAGTTACGGGGGTAATATTGATAACCGAGAATTACAAGCAGGTTCTCGCTTATTTTTGCCGATTTTTGTTGCAGGTGGATTATTTTCTATTGGTGATGGTCACGCAGCACAAGGAGATGGTGAAGTGAATGTCACTGCGATTGAAACTTCTATGAACGGTACAATTAAACTGACAGTTCGTAAAGATTTACATTTAACGACACCAATTGCAGAAACTCCTACTGATATCATCACAATGGGCTTTGGTCAAACCTTAGATGAAGCCTTAGAAAAAGCTTTGCAAAATACGATCGAGTTCTTAGAACGCTTCACTTATTTATCATCTGAAGATGCATACGTGCTGTGTAGTTTAGCAATCAATTTTCGGATTACTCAAGTTGTGAACAGTCCGCAAAAAGGAGTTCATGGTATGCTGCCTAAATCAATTTTATCTGGGGCAATTAGTTTGTAATCTCTTATGTCTAATATTCTCATTCAACTGTTGCTAATTGGGTTAGTTGCTGGTGTTGCTGGCGGAATGTTTGGTATTGGTGGCGGTGCAATAATGGTGCCAGCAATGGTGTTACTTATGGGTCTAGATCAGAAGTTTGCCACAGGTACTTCCATTGCTGCACAAATATTACCTATTGGGATTTTAGGAGCCGCAGTTTACTATCGCAACGGTCAGCTGAATATCAAATATGCTGTGATTATTGCAATTGGTTTAGTAGTGGGTAATTTATTTGGAGCATTGTTTGCAAATCAGCCGTTTATTAGTAGCGAGACCATGAAAAAATTGTATGGTATCTTTTTGCTACTCCTAGGTGTTCGCTATTTAATTAATCGCTGAAAAGTTTAGTTGAGCTTTGCGACAATTGTGGCTAAACTTTCACCCAGCTTTGCAATAGATTGCTGTTGCTTTTCATCTTTTAATGAATCGTCGGGATTGAATGCTTCATATGCTTTGGGTACAGCTATTTGATCGGGAAGCACCAAAACTCTGATGTTGCCTAAAATACTGCGCAGATGAACCAAGCCCCGCAAACCACCTAATGCGCCTGGGGAAGCACTCATCAGCGCAGCCACCTTACCTGCAAAAGCCGCTAGCGGAGGTTCGTTTGGTGCGGGACGAGATGCCCAATCGATCGCATTCTTTAAAACTGCGGAAATTGAACTGTTATATTCTGGCGAAGCAATCAGCAATCCTTGATGCCCAATTAACAATTCTTTAAATTTATGCGCGTTTTCCGGTTGTCCTTCTTGTTTTTCCAGATCCTCATCAAAAAGAGGCATGGGTAAATCGCGCAGATCTAAATAAGTAACTTCCGCACCTGCGGCTTTAGCACCAGCCGCTGCGATTTTAGCCAATTTTTTATTGTAAGAATCTACGCGGGTGCTACCAGCAAAGGCCAGAATCTTTGGTGTATTTGTCATAGATATAAATGCGTTAAGATTGACGATTTGGCAAATCCTAATGCATTATCCAGTTTTGTAGCTGGCTCCATTTGCTACATTAGATTTTCTTTAGAAATTCCTGTTGTCAGAGTTGGGAGATGAAGAAGCGATCGCTTATTATCTCTGTGATGAAACCGTATGAGCAATGCTAAACCCCTAGAGATCCCAAGAAAAAGAAATATCCTCCCATTTGTGACCCGCGCCACCGATATGTCTCAACCGCAAGTCTTTTAGCCCAAGTAAAAAAGCCACCTTGACAGGGCTAAAATTGCCAGCCCTACTACTACGGCATTTAATGATGAATTTTAGTTATAGCGAATCTCTCATTGGTGAGAACAAGAAAGAATTAACCGCCGATAGAAGAGGATGGACGCTAAACAAGGCAGCGCGTTGGGCGGCTTCCCGTTGGCTAGCAACTGCCGTGTCGAGAAAAGTATACATACTTTTGTTAAATATCAGCAATTGAGTTTTAATTTTCTAAAGTATGACTTTGATATGAATCTAAAATGCCGCTACGAATAATTAATTGCGGCCAAATTAATAAAAAAAAGCCCATCCATATTAATATAGGTAGAGAGATAAGTAATGTTAGCCAGATAGTTTTAAATAGTAGCCAAGTACCGCTAATTATAGTGATACCTGTGAGCAGTATAGACCAGGGTTGGCACCACCAAGGTTTGTAATTCCAAGGACTTATGGGCTTTTTTTCAGACATTGTTTTTATTGAGCCGGTACGTTGAGAATTATCTTTTAACATAGCAGATGATTGCCCAAATATCTCAACTTCAAACTCAATAATTACCAGATACCCGACTTAAAAAAAGTCAGGTATCTTACATTTTTAAGATGTGAGTAACAGAGCGATCGCTATTTTAAAATTAGTTAGGTTTCCATTCTGGTAGAGGTATATATTCATCCTTGAGAATGTCGTAAACTTGGATAGCCTTACTAGGATTTAAGACACGAAATAAGTAAATTGTGTCAATGTGGTCTACATGATTTTCTATTACTCGAATTGTGTAGTAAGGTGTCTCTGGAGTTGGTAAACCATCGACCATCGCTGCAACGCGAATCGTTCCTTTAGAAAGGCGTTGAATTTCTCTCGCTTTGCGTTTGACTTGTGGTAATTGCCAAACTAAGTTTAAAGCTGTTTTTTCATCAATACTACTAGTCGGCTGAGAAACTTTTGTATCAGTGTTATTATCTGGCTCAAGAGATATTTGTGAATACTCGATCCCCATCTGAGCATGATTTCTCAGACTTTGCGCCATAGCGGACTGTCCTGCTATTGCTAGGAGAAATGTAATAATTACAGAACTACAGGTCAATCGTTGTATGACGCTACGTGTAAGCATTCTAGTTCACTCTACAGAAAATTCGTTATAAATTAAGCATATCGGGAGAACAATCAAAGTGTCATCTTAATTTGGAATAAGGTAGATAATTCGTAAGTAACCCAATTTTGTAAGCAGACGAGAACATAATTCTGTTTGACTATTTATTTAATAAAACCGAAGCAGCAGTATTTGAGTAAATACTGCAACAGTTAATAGCTGTATCGGTACAGAGTTTCCACAAAGTTTGGCTATCTAACAGACATGCGAGATATTCTATACCAATTTAAAAATTTAGGGTCAAGGTTTCTTCGTACTTGGGAAACTCCATCTGTGAAGATCGTTCGTTGAATCAGTATTAGTGAGGTTGCCGTGCTTATATACTACTGCTTATCTTGATAGTTACACGGACTAAACTTATGTGAGATTTTTCACGATCATGTCAAAAGGAATTTACACCTTAGCCAATGATAATCTGTACGACCAAGTTATTGCGTTAGTTAATAGCATTAGAAAAAACTACGATAGTAAAATTCCCATTTGTATTATTCCTTATGATGAAAATATTAATAAAATTAAAAGCTTAGATTTGGAGCGTGTGTTTTTATTTGATAACGAAGACTCTTTTAGCAAATGGCATAATTTTGCGTCAGAGGTCTGGAATCACAGCCGATTTGGAGATTTAAAAAAAACTGACTGGTATCATGGTTCTAATACAATTAGAAAATTATGTTCTTTTGATGGAGATTTTGAAAATTTTATTTATGTAGATAGCGATGCATTAGTAATGTCTTCACTAGCAGACTGTTTTGATAAATTACTTGAATATGATTGTATTTTCGATGACTGGGAGCATAAAAAACGAGAGTGCTTTCTCTCAGTAGATTTAATTAATAAAAAATATAATTATAGTGAAGAATATGTCAAAAGGCATTGCCATTCTTCTGATTTTTTTGCTTCTAAGTCTGGGTTAATCGATACTCATTCATTAGATAAACTTAAGTATAGTTTATTCCAAGATGGAGAAGTAAACTTCATCAATGCTCGCGGTTGGTGGGATGAAGTATATCTTTTTAGTTACATGACATTTAACCTTAATTTGAAAGTATTTAACTATACATTAAGCAGCGATCCTCAAGAAAGAACAGGAAATATTGCTAGGGTCGATCTTTTTGTTGAAAAAGACCATGTTTTATTTAATAAAGAAGGTTTAAAACCAATCCATAGAATTCATTACATGGGTTATAAGTCAGAAGCCTTTAGCAGATTATGCAAAGGTGAAGATACACAAATCCCGCACCAAGAAGTGTTTTTGTCTTACAGATTTATGAATACACCAGAGAAAGCACCAGCTTACTTGAAAAAAGCTGATTTTTTAGTTATAATTTATCGTTTATTACAGCAAGTATTTCATAATTTAAAACAAAAATTTAAAGTCTTAAATTCGAGCTTATGGATTGGATTCAAGCCGAAGAATGGTGGTTGAAATACAAGAATTATGAAGCTGTGGAAGATCGTGCCAATCCAACTCACTTTTTTGAACAAGAGTTTACTGTCGATATTAGTCTAGCTGAACTCCAAAAAATCATTCCGGTTCCTCCTGTGTCCAACCCTACTGATACGAGCGAACCGGGCACGTGTGAAAGATGGTATGGTCAGATTAATGAGCTAATATTTTGGCTCACTTATTATCATACAGAAAGTAATAACTACACTCTTATTTCTTGTATGGCTCCACCTTCTCCAAGAAATTACCATTGGTCTTTTCTAGAGAAACTGGTTGCTTTACCAAGTTCGATATTAAGCAAAATATCTTGGATTAAGGGCTATGATAATGCGGAAACATCTATTTATACTTTTGACAAATACGGTTTAACTTATGAGTTTTATCGAGCTAAAACTCATCTTGAAGCAATAGAATTGATTACTTTTTTGCAGCGTATCAAGTCTGAATTAAATTTCTATATTGATGAACCAGAGAATAGAAATTCAACTTGGGTAGCTGTCAAAATTCAACCAGGTGAAGCAGAGCAAATTGTAGCTAGATATAACAGCCGTTCTAGTACAGAAAGTGTGGCGAAAGCGATGTCTATGAACGATGATGCTTTATATCAGGTAAATGAAGAGAGAGTTGGCGGTAAAATCGGTCTAGCTTTTGTTAAAGGCAAAGTTATCAAAACGCCTTGTTAAATTAAAAGCAAGTTCTAGCTTTTGTTACTGCATTCCCTCTTTTAACGCCCTGTTTATCTCTCGATCGCTTCCCGCAGTAATTGCGCTAATTTATCAGCACTATCGGGAATTGCGATCGCTTTTGCTTTCTCTCCCATCTTGGCTAATTCTGTGGGCGAGTGCAACAAGTTCAAAACCTGATTTTGCAAAATCTCAGCCGTCAACTCTGATTGTTTAAAGGCTAACGCCGCGCCTGCTGTTGTAAATACCTTGGCATTGTAGGTTTGATGATCCTCCGCCGCAAAGGGATAAGGAATCAAAATCGCTGGCGTACCGCATACCGCCAATTCGGTTAAGCTACCTGCACCGGAACGGCTAATTGCTAAATTTGCTCTTCGCAACAATGCCGCCATATTGTTATAAAACGGCAAAGCTATATACTGCGGGTGCTTGAGACTATCCGCTTCGGGATCGTTATCTCCAGTTAAATGTACTACATA
The genomic region above belongs to Calothrix sp. NIES-2098 and contains:
- a CDS encoding response regulator receiver protein codes for the protein MTTKLHEPLLVVEDSNEDFRMLQRLMRRMAVQNPIYRCTNGDEVLDLLYKNSSNENSSAALRPSVILLDLNLPGIDGRDILERLKQDTTFKEIPIVVFTTSSNPRDIELCYQKGANGYLVKPMDAQGLQKTIQAFVDYWLETNTPPVQR
- a CDS encoding multi-sensor signal transduction histidine kinase, with amino-acid sequence MSESEENTFQTAYLTHHDRKPIHIPGSIQPHGVLLALSPQLDIVQVSNNTIDYLGKTTQELLNQSLYILLDEQQVATIRQCWAKKPGIIAYLKVSIITNIGERSFDCIAHRTEDVLIVELEPIDSKSEVSFLSFHALVNEAIAQMQKTSNLTEFLHLAATEIREITDFDRVMVYQFDESQAGSVIAEAKREDLPTYLGLHYPATDIPESARDLYRRCWLRFAPNLTAQPVKLVPIENAIAHQPLDLSLAVLRSVDSCCVEYHQNMGVASFLVISLIQEQQLWGLISCHHHTAKYLSYEIRQICEFVGRIVSSELRHKVNQLEFDYKVKLKSLQSEFIESISQADNFIDALIKPELRLLDVVSASGAAVCLDNEITLVGGTPEIEQVRTLIEWADTQVKDNLFSTDSLPQLYPDSIAFKDTATGLLLLRISQVRRYYILWFRPEVLRTVNWAGNPNEAIVQVEEADGKVSWSPRKSFAKWQETVQLTSQLWKQYELDSAIAIRNAIVGIVLSKADELAKINLELERSNRELASFAYAASHDLKEPLRGIYNYSTILLEDYAHILDDEGIEYLETVVTLSVRMETLINALLRLAQLGKAKLRKQATDFNELLNQLIDVFRASRQDSALVDIRIPRPLPTIQCDAVLVNEVFSNLISNALKYNDKAEQWVEVGYLKLNEQPVFYVRDNGIGIPEHHRETIFRLFKRLHTQEKYGGGVGAGLAIVKKIVELHNGQIWVESTLGVGSTFYFSLE
- a CDS encoding putative methyltransferase, with amino-acid sequence MFANRGLDYALGVKLPAILQRLGLQNLSVENDTPLANGGFGIATVMRMSAIQLAENYIATGQATGDDIAQYCQFANDPSTWAIYHATVGVIAQKGAME
- a CDS encoding GCN5-related N-acetyltransferase; this translates as MVTLETERLLLRMFREEDFDDYAAIFSDPEVTRYIGDGEPLSRVAAWRNLAVLVGHWQLRGYGMWAVEERHSGVLIGRIGFFYPEGWPGFEIGWALKPAYWGLGYATEGAKAALNYGFSELGQEQIVSLIYPDNIRSIQVAQRLGEKLKGKTTVFGREALIYGISREEWDFTQN
- a CDS encoding acetamidase/formamidase; translation: MTHHILKATKETVHLGGFSHLLSPVLTVDSGDTVEVETYSGYYVYDKAPPEFVNEEFLDICQNLSSEQKIAGGPHLLTGPIYVRDAEPGDVLEVQLDAIAPSLPVGFNAIRKGWGALPQRFHQPALRFIPLDLENNIAEFPQGSGIKIPLKPFFGILGVATPEISRTSIPPGSYGGNIDNRELQAGSRLFLPIFVAGGLFSIGDGHAAQGDGEVNVTAIETSMNGTIKLTVRKDLHLTTPIAETPTDIITMGFGQTLDEALEKALQNTIEFLERFTYLSSEDAYVLCSLAINFRITQVVNSPQKGVHGMLPKSILSGAISL
- a CDS encoding putative methyltransferase, which translates into the protein MSLTECSYVFANSQNLRELERLQTIEKVFDPASKRRILATGLTTGWRCLEVGAGAGSIMRWMAEIVGNSGSVVAVDLDTQFLRDPLPSNVEVLQKDIRHLTLENQSFDLIHARFVLVHIPDFRVALSQMLSLLKPGGWIVLEEPDFAAARAIVGNPEITPVCKSSQSSYLADVCKQRT
- a CDS encoding multi-sensor signal transduction histidine kinase, coding for MGTVVASFKFFQQILDFIYIYFRLFLELCKRLQPRAKNLYYSPDPHTFMVDTWTLLIVDDCAADRKIYRRYLLQDPYQSYEILEADCAESGLALCKKMHCDVVLLDYCLPDMSGLELFDKLKQERLDKPLTAIVLTGRGDEEVAVQAMKRGAQDYIVKQYLKPDVLQLAVRNAIKQSYLQAQLYKNRERQRLIATTALRIRQSLDLEQILNTVVVEVQQLLKCDRVLVYQFASDRGFKTVASSVDSWETVVPHHHIQDICHEVGGENHHWGCKLPIPQVSEADLSLSHSYLNLLEQFQTQENLVVPIHLSNNGKPEDRVWGLLIAHHSSGKREWQADEVEILNELSVQLAIAIQQAELLAQTQAALVKEKQLNAFKSQIVATVSHEYRTPLTSILVAASTLIKHGKQLAESKQQRLLGIIEQKARSMSKLVDDMLVVNQFELDKTRFKPIPIDLLQFFSNLMEQARETLTDRHELIFNSSGNNHDFWGDRGLLQQIFVNLMSNAIKYSPQGGCVEFYLIGRESEVMFYVKDEGIGIPITDRENLFQSFSRGSNVGTIPGTGLGLAIAKSCVELHGGNITLSSQIGQGTKVTVSLPKQPPFNRYQQLSHSEL
- a CDS encoding NADPH-dependent FMN reductase gives rise to the protein MTNTPKILAFAGSTRVDSYNKKLAKIAAAGAKAAGAEVTYLDLRDLPMPLFDEDLEKQEGQPENAHKFKELLIGHQGLLIASPEYNSSISAVLKNAIDWASRPAPNEPPLAAFAGKVAALMSASPGALGGLRGLVHLRSILGNIRVLVLPDQIAVPKAYEAFNPDDSLKDEKQQQSIAKLGESLATIVAKLN